GGTGCCGGTCGACTATCTTCAGGAAGAGCGTGCCGAGCTGATCGAAACCGGCGTGCTCGACCGGCTTGCCGACACCTGTGGTGGTGGCCGGCCGCTGGCGGTTGAATACACCAACCCCAATGGCCAGGTCGAGGTGCTGACCTCGCTGACCCCGATCGATGCCCCGATGGGCTGCTGGGTGGTGATCACCGCCCATGCGACCGACAGCATTGTGGGTCAGAGCCTGGCGCGACCCTATTGGCAGATGCCCGAGGTGCGCTTCGCGGGTGCCGTCTATCTGACGCTGGCCCTGGTGGTCTTGTGGTTGTTCACCAGTATCTGGCGCAATATCCGCGGCTTCGCCGGTGTCGCGCGGCGTATCCGCAAGAATCCGAGCACCGAACGCTCGTTCTCGGACATGAACCGGGTGCCGGAGCTGAACGATGTCGCAGGCGCCTTCGATGACATGGTGCGCGACCTGCGGGGCACGGCGGAAACCATGCGGCGCACGGCTGAAGAAAACGCCCATGCATTCAAGACGCCGATCGCGGTGATCGCGCAGAGCGTCGAGCCGCTGAAGCGGTTGATTCCCGAAGACGATCTGCGGGCGCGCCGGTCGGTCGATCTGATCGAGCGGTCGGTGCAGCGTCTGGACGTGCTGGTCAATGCGGCCCGGCGGATCGAGGAAACGGTGGCCGATCTGCTGAACCCACCGCGCAAGGCGCTTAATCTGTCGGCGCTGGTCGAGGACATTGTCGACGAGTACCAGGAAAATGCCCACACCATCGGCGACCGTCGGGTGGTCGGGCGCATCGACCGCAACGTCATGGTGCGGGTCGGCGACGACATGATCGAGACCGTGATGCAGAACCTGCTCGACAACGCCTTGAGTTTCACCAGGCCGGGCACCGAGGTGACCGTCTCGTTGACGGCTGTCGGTGGACAGGCGCAGGTGATGGTCGAGGATCGCGGCCCGGGTGTGCAGCCAGCTGACCTGGAACGGATCTTCGAACGCTATGTGTCGATCCGCGACGAGGGCCAGCGTATGTCGGGCGCCGGCAATTTCGGCATCGGGCTGTGGATCGTGCGGCGGAACGTCGAGGCGGCGGGCGGCCGGATCCGCGCCGAGAACCGCAAGGACGGCGGCTTGCGGATGACGGTCGAGCTGCCGCTGTCGCGCTGAACACCCGCGCCATATGCGCGATTGCGCCACGATCAAGTTGCCTTGTGCGCCATCCCGCCCGATATTGGGGCGACTTGTCTGATAAAGCCCTGTTGATATGGGGCTCTGCCTGTATGTCTGTGATGATGGTGGGAACCGTGAGCGGTGGGGCCATGTTTTGCCCCATCGCCGATCCGGATATCACTCCGAGGCCCGGCGGACGAAGAAGAGGACCAGCCCCCGACCATGCGTGCCCCCGATTGCCTGCTTGCCGAACCTTTGCTTTCCGCTCATCCGCGCCGGTTGCCGGTGCCCGTGGCCGCCGCTGTGGCACTGGCCGCCGCCGCCACGATGCAGGTTCCGGATGCGCGCGCCCAGGAGGTGCCCGCCGGTGCCTGTGCGGTACCTGCGGTGATCACGCCGGCGCTTCCGGGAATCTTCACCGACGATATCGCCGACCGCCTGAGCGAACAGGACATGCGCTGTGTGAACAAGGTTCTCGACGAAGCGCCCCCCGGGCAGACGGCACGCTGGCGGCTGGAGGACGGCTCGCTGTTCCTGATGACGGCCGGCCGGCCGCTGGGATCCTATGGGGTTCGCCTGTGCCGCAATCTGCGGATCACGGTGGTGGACAGGGTCGAGCGGGCGCGTGATTTTGTCGTGGCCTGCCGGCTCGGGGTTTCGCCCTGGGGCCCGACCGGCTGAGAATGCCGGCAGCAAGCTGTCTGCCATGCGTCGAGCCGACGGCGATTTCCGCTGGACCAAGCTGAGCGGCTCGGCTATCCAGTTGGATCATGCGTGACATATCGAGCCGACCTCCGATCGCAACCCGTTGCTGTGACCGCCATCCGGACTGCGCCCGCACCGGCGGGCGGGCCGGCGCTCTATGGCTGTTGCCGGCGGTGACGATGGCCCCGGCGGCGCTTGCGGCCCGCCGGTGCGCCCTTGTCATGGCTTGCCTTCTGGCGACCATGGTCTCGACAGCCGGTATTGCCATGGCCTCGTCGGATGTCATCCGCCATCTGCCGCCACGCACGCCGCTTGTGTCGATGCCATGGGGCGGCGATGACGGGCTTGGCGATGTGGCCGTGCTCAGCATGCCGCTCTCACACAATCTGGCTGTCGTCGCCGATGCGGCGGCGCCGCAGCGGACCCAGTCGGGTCGGCCCTTGCCGGTGATCCGGTTGCCGGGCGATATCGATGCCGCAATGGGCGACGACCGTAAATCCCGCTTTCTCAGCGTGGTGCTGCCAGCGATCGTGGCCGTGAACAATGCGGTGCTGGGCGAACGGGCCCGGTTGCAGGCCATCCTGCGTGATCAGGCCGCAGGCATCGCGCCAAGCCCGCGCGACCAGCAATGGCTGGCACAGGTCGCCCGCTTCTATCGTGGCAAGGCGTCCGATCTGCCGGACCTGCTGAACCGCATCGATGCCATTCCAACCTCGCTGGCCCTGGGGCAGGCGGCGCTGGAATCCGGGTGGGGCACCTCGCGGGTCGCACGCGAAGGAAATGCCTTGTTCGGTGTGATGACCTGGAACAACGCGGTGTTCGAGGTCAAGCCTTATGAGACGATCGTCGAGTCCGTGATCGACTATGTACGGACCCTGAACAGTCATCCGGCCTATGCTGAA
This genomic stretch from Tistrella bauzanensis harbors:
- a CDS encoding glucosaminidase domain-containing protein → MACLLATMVSTAGIAMASSDVIRHLPPRTPLVSMPWGGDDGLGDVAVLSMPLSHNLAVVADAAAPQRTQSGRPLPVIRLPGDIDAAMGDDRKSRFLSVVLPAIVAVNNAVLGERARLQAILRDQAAGIAPSPRDQQWLAQVARFYRGKASDLPDLLNRIDAIPTSLALGQAALESGWGTSRVAREGNALFGVMTWNNAVFEVKPYETIVESVIDYVRTLNSHPAYAEFRAERSLMRKVGAPMNGGLLLRHLTRYSELGGDYIERVTVVIEQNGFAGYDRMDLLAPWVPQG
- a CDS encoding sensor histidine kinase, whose amino-acid sequence is MTLLRALRRTVDSFAVKLGILMVVFVSVPMILYDQFQEADRQQRALLLDSVQRQGNLVAQALVPLLSQFDAAAVPQVRRTIERMAQPDVSIKLLLRPTGGAATDAFFYIASVPTVPVDYLQEERAELIETGVLDRLADTCGGGRPLAVEYTNPNGQVEVLTSLTPIDAPMGCWVVITAHATDSIVGQSLARPYWQMPEVRFAGAVYLTLALVVLWLFTSIWRNIRGFAGVARRIRKNPSTERSFSDMNRVPELNDVAGAFDDMVRDLRGTAETMRRTAEENAHAFKTPIAVIAQSVEPLKRLIPEDDLRARRSVDLIERSVQRLDVLVNAARRIEETVADLLNPPRKALNLSALVEDIVDEYQENAHTIGDRRVVGRIDRNVMVRVGDDMIETVMQNLLDNALSFTRPGTEVTVSLTAVGGQAQVMVEDRGPGVQPADLERIFERYVSIRDEGQRMSGAGNFGIGLWIVRRNVEAAGGRIRAENRKDGGLRMTVELPLSR